ATAATAACATACTGAATAACATAATTTATTATTGGTgacataaatttttgtaattacATACTAAgttatataataaatttgtatccattaaattgtttttttttatttcttcactGAAGTCAGATTCATGATATTCCtcaatgacatatatttatattatatcatTGAAATAAGATTCCTGGTATTTCCCACTAAAACAAGGTTTGTGTTAATTTCCACTGAAAATAGTTTTATGGCATTTCTGACTGGAATAAGGATTATGGCATTTCCCACTAAAATATAGTTCATGGCATTTTTTAAAGGCATAATATTTATGGATTTTCTTATTTAAAGATGGGTTATGTTATTTTTCACTGTTATAAGGTTGATGGTATTTTTCACAGacatatatggtatatgatatttTAACAGACGTAAGATTTGTGGTGTTTCTCACTGAAATAGTGTTTATGGTATTAAAATATagttaatatcatttttttttattgaaatatcatTATATTTTCACTGAAATTAAGTTAATGATATTCCTCTTTGAAAATTTCTCTGAAATAAAATTGATTATAGCTCTAATTGTACAAAGATTAAGGTCAATTTTTACTGAAACAAGGTTGATGGTATTTCTCACCGAATAaacatttatgatatatttcattgaaataagTTCTATATTATTTCTTAATAATAAGGTTTGATTGAAAATCCATCGGAAACGTTTTTAACTTTGAAATTACTACAGCGTTCTTAAACCTATAACAAAAGGGATTTCTTgatagacatttgcggaaactaggtCTATACCTAGGATTACACTTTAGACTTACGATTACAGGTGACAAAAACAAGGGGTCATCTCAAAATACAAAAGCAATCCAACAAAATAGCAAATGGtgtcttctataaaaaaaaaaaagaaaaaaaaaagatgtaagcAACACGTTGAAATTGCATGTGTTCgatgcgcttttctggatttgccAACTGGACCGcacaaagccgaatatttgaagacaaGGATTCATAAGGACCGAAGGTGTAGATAGATCATAGATGTATGATCATATAAAAATTGTTCAGCAAGGGCAAATTGCCAATAGACTATCCCCGCGAAACAGGGTACTTTTAATGCAATGGTTAGTATACGAAAACCAGGCAAACATTGTTCCAAGGATACTCTACAAGCTTTCATTCGAAATGGTATGTTGGTGTCAATTTTTGTTATGCACGATTACATCTTTGTATACACAACTGCCTTGCCGACTTAATTAAAGagattgtgatttttttaacaatttcttctCGCCTGCTTCATTTTTGCACTTTTTATTCCTAACAAACAATTGAATAGATTTGCGTACAAACTTTGTGTTGAAATGAACAATGTCGCAGTAAGAGATCACGGGCTGTTCCGGGGGTTCGAACAGCCCTTTTCTTgccgatcaatgcttttgaataaaGACATATGGtcggaccccccttttttatctTGGGTTGGAATCCCCTTTTGAAAATGCCTGGGTCTACCCCTGCGTCGTCAGTGCACTCTATATTACAATTCCATTAAAATATTACTCGGAACAGGGGTTAAAGCTTATGTTTCGAGCATACCAGTCCCACCCATGTTCATGGGGATAATTATCGACACCACGAAAAGTCCGTTCTTAATGATTCCAAGATCTCTATTAtaataattgcatataagaaaaacaaCTTGGAACTCgtttatcattttttaattgtttctgtTGAAAACATAAATAGCAAAGTTTTAACTATTTGAATATACCTATTCTTACATTTCAAATGAGTCTGGCGAAAAGTCTAAAATATATTTCCGACATACAGAAGTTCGTTgataactggtttttttttctttttttttctagaatagTTGtgattttttaattctatttataCCGCTATTATACCGAACAGCAAGTGAAATTTCATGAAGAATAAATAGCTCAAAAACACCCGTCCGCTGTATTTCCTCCTcctctttaaaacaaaataaatcaaagaaaGTATGTCTTAGCATAAACATTCCAACATGCTCCATGGTTGATTGCACCTTTCCTAACACAAAGTATTGTTTAACCTTTTTTTCAGCAATTGTCCCAATCTAGCTACTGCAACGACAATTGCGATACTTTGTGTGTCTCatgttatttttatgccccacttacgatagtagagggggcattatgttttctggtccatGGCTCCgatcgttcgttcgttcgttcgttcgtcccgcttcaggttaaagtttttggtcaaggtagtttttgatgaaattgagtccagtcaacttgaaacttagtacacatgttccctatagtataatctttctaattttaaggccaaattagatatttacccaatttcaaagtccatgaaacatggaaaataatagtGTGAGTGCGGCATCCGTGTttggacacattattgtttaatGCTAGTTCATTCCATCATACTTCGTACAAATACAGCATTTTCAACTTGGATAACACCGTATACAATAATCAATGTTAACACATTGCTGCAAAAATCGTTGTTCAACTGCAGAAAAAACATCACTATCGTTATATTGTTTTGGATCGACGGTTTATTTTTACACTTTGAGAAAGCCTGAGATTTAAATGCTACCTGTAAGTGTAATTGTAATCCTAATCGTAGGTGTATgacagtttccgcaaatgtcaATAAGCATTATAAAATACAACAGTTAAATGTTAACAATACAGACGTTCATGTTATATCTCACTGTTTAGTGACACTTTCATAAGATGGTGGAGGAGCAGATGGCTCTTCTGGTGGCTGATTCAAatcaattttaacatttaatgGTCCAGTTGATGGTGGCGAGTAAGGAGCTGATGGTGCTGGATAAGGTCTAGGGAATTGCTGCTCAGGAGGAGAAATCCCTTGTCCCATTGAAAAACCTGTAATTGGACCCTTTGAATCGCCTGATATTGGTCCAATGGGATAACTTGTTGTTGGACCGATGGGATATTCTTCAGTAGGGCCCATAGGATAGCCAGATGGGTTAGGTCCCATTGGATAGGCAGGCCCAGTATAAGGGCTTGTTCCCATTTTAACACCAGAATAGTTTTGATCTACTTGATATCCTGCCTCCTCTTGAGCTGCCATGTTTTCTCCTAATATCTGTCGAAAGGTCCTTCTGCCACTAGAGAAGTTTTCCTTACCAAATCTATATTGATTTTTACATACATAATATACTGTATAAATGTTCAAACctaaacaaagaagcacaaacaCTAATATAGGTATAGCAACACTTCTATACTTTCCTATATCCGCATCACATGCTATGTTAGAATTTGAAAACACGCTTCTTCGACAATTTGAAAAAACTCTCGATACAGAGGTAAGTACGATCCCAACAATGCAGGCCATGAAACCAATCATCATTATAGGATAACTGTAAAGTAactgaaaaaaaagtatattacaCTTGTACTACAACAATATAACTACTGATTTTAACGTGGATTTTATCAATAAATCTTTTAGTGTATCTTTAAACTGTCCTATTGACATTTGCCACGTGCATTTATTATAATTgatgataaataataataata
The window above is part of the Mytilus galloprovincialis chromosome 4, xbMytGall1.hap1.1, whole genome shotgun sequence genome. Proteins encoded here:
- the LOC143071863 gene encoding uncharacterized protein LOC143071863 isoform X1 codes for the protein MINSPTQEVIEAERKERKQVFKSFIIIGCLEAIFSISLLICGISGAVYGKSDYYAGAFIAGGFFLLKGIYFINFYMKGISSKTDDNVVLSQLLLYSYPIMMIGFMACIVGIVLTSVSRVFSNCRRSVFSNSNIACDADIGKYRSVAIPILVFVLLCLGLNIYTVYYVCKNQYRFGKENFSSGRRTFRQILGENMAAQEEAGYQVDQNYSGVKMGTSPYTGPAYPMGPNPSGYPMGPTEEYPIGPTTSYPIGPISGDSKGPITGFSMGQGISPPEQQFPRPYPAPSAPYSPPSTGPLNVKIDLNQPPEEPSAPPPSYESVTKQ
- the LOC143071863 gene encoding uncharacterized protein LOC143071863 isoform X2, coding for MIEAERKERKQVFKSFIIIGCLEAIFSISLLICGISGAVYGKSDYYAGAFIAGGFFLLKGIYFINFYMKGISSKTDDNVVLSQLLLYSYPIMMIGFMACIVGIVLTSVSRVFSNCRRSVFSNSNIACDADIGKYRSVAIPILVFVLLCLGLNIYTVYYVCKNQYRFGKENFSSGRRTFRQILGENMAAQEEAGYQVDQNYSGVKMGTSPYTGPAYPMGPNPSGYPMGPTEEYPIGPTTSYPIGPISGDSKGPITGFSMGQGISPPEQQFPRPYPAPSAPYSPPSTGPLNVKIDLNQPPEEPSAPPPSYESVTKQ